Proteins encoded in a region of the Deinococcus malanensis genome:
- the fabZ gene encoding 3-hydroxyacyl-ACP dehydratase FabZ: MDPIMIQDVLKTLPHRFPFMLVDRVLSVENGEVHAIKNVTFNEPFFPGHFPQEPVMPGVLMIEALAQASFFCMHESLEPGTVGYLAGIESARFKRKVVPGDQLHLHAKLEFARRGLGKTTCRAEVNGELAVEATILFALSKG, translated from the coding sequence ATGGACCCGATCATGATTCAGGACGTGCTTAAAACCCTGCCTCACCGCTTTCCCTTTATGCTGGTAGACCGCGTGCTGAGCGTCGAGAACGGTGAAGTACACGCCATCAAGAACGTCACCTTCAACGAACCCTTTTTCCCGGGTCACTTTCCGCAGGAGCCGGTGATGCCCGGCGTGCTGATGATCGAGGCCCTGGCCCAGGCGAGCTTTTTCTGCATGCACGAGAGCCTGGAACCCGGCACGGTCGGGTACCTTGCCGGGATCGAGAGCGCCCGGTTCAAGCGCAAGGTGGTTCCGGGTGACCAGCTTCACCTGCACGCCAAACTGGAGTTCGCGCGCCGTGGCCTGGGCAAGACCACCTGCCGCGCCGAGGTGAACGGTGAGCTGGCCGTAGAAGCTACGATCCTGTTTGCCCTGTCCAAAGGGTGA